In a genomic window of Allomeiothermus silvanus DSM 9946:
- a CDS encoding serine/threonine-protein kinase — protein MKLAGRYRLETPLGQGGMAEVWRAYDERVGRAVAVKILHAYVHPNERARFFQEAKALSRLSHRGVVQVYDLGEEEGKTYFVMELVEGGSFDRLGPFEDGPEGLRLLEAALEVLDALEHLHRRGVIHRDLTPRNILLTTEGNPKVMDFGLAYLLQESRHLTRTGYTLGTPQYMAPEQAKGLPLGPQADLYSFGAVLYRTLTGKPPFEGENDQSVLYQHVYEEPKPPETLNPAIPAGASRMVLHLLAKNAQARPTRAAQARGGLAETLRSYRESLSATPRAGAARSGAYPSGPAQPQSLEVAGRFDLGGEVAWPSEIVAWEGRLWVGAGRGVAQLNLIEERIHHLPLGDEMTAPPTLYGGKLYAAAWDGKLGVFSLTGRPIWSYQSRAEVTAAPLVLGSWVYLAGRDGFLYALDENGSLRWAMQAEGHLSASPTLYRGLLFAASEDGWLYALDPQTGHLRYKVEAGAVHAAMPAQGGVLLIPTWAGEVHAFDPLGREVLWSYDTEGEVWGSPVMDTERAYVAGWGGVLYALDLKNGDEVWSLEVGKATAGLSLAQGHVYCATEEGRVMAIEAATGQVTFEASGLGPIQAPPLPYRGQLFVATLAGQLYRFAEM, from the coding sequence GTGAAGCTGGCCGGTCGTTATCGCCTGGAAACCCCGCTTGGCCAAGGCGGCATGGCCGAGGTGTGGCGCGCCTACGACGAGCGGGTGGGGCGGGCGGTAGCGGTGAAAATCCTACACGCCTACGTCCACCCCAACGAGCGGGCCCGCTTCTTCCAAGAGGCCAAGGCCCTCTCCCGGCTATCCCACCGCGGGGTGGTGCAGGTCTACGACCTAGGTGAAGAAGAGGGCAAAACCTACTTCGTGATGGAACTCGTCGAGGGAGGCAGCTTTGACCGCTTGGGCCCCTTCGAGGACGGCCCGGAGGGGTTGCGGCTTTTAGAGGCAGCTCTGGAGGTACTGGATGCCCTCGAGCACCTACATCGTCGGGGGGTCATTCACCGCGACCTCACCCCGCGCAACATCCTGCTCACCACCGAGGGCAACCCTAAGGTGATGGACTTCGGGCTGGCCTATCTGCTCCAGGAGAGCCGCCACCTGACCCGCACCGGTTACACCCTGGGCACCCCGCAGTACATGGCCCCCGAGCAGGCCAAGGGCCTGCCGCTGGGCCCCCAGGCCGATCTGTATAGCTTTGGCGCGGTGCTCTACCGCACCCTCACCGGCAAGCCACCCTTCGAGGGCGAGAACGACCAGTCGGTGCTCTACCAGCACGTCTACGAGGAACCCAAGCCGCCCGAAACCCTCAATCCGGCGATCCCCGCCGGGGCCTCGCGGATGGTGCTCCACCTGCTCGCCAAGAACGCCCAGGCCCGTCCAACCCGGGCCGCCCAGGCTCGAGGGGGGCTAGCCGAGACCCTGCGTAGCTATCGTGAGAGCCTTTCCGCCACCCCCCGGGCCGGCGCAGCCCGCAGCGGAGCTTATCCCAGCGGACCGGCCCAGCCGCAAAGCCTGGAAGTCGCTGGGCGCTTCGACCTAGGCGGAGAGGTGGCGTGGCCCTCCGAGATAGTGGCCTGGGAGGGCCGATTATGGGTGGGGGCGGGGCGGGGGGTGGCCCAGCTCAACCTGATCGAAGAGCGGATCCACCACCTGCCCCTAGGCGACGAGATGACCGCACCCCCTACCCTATACGGGGGTAAACTCTACGCCGCCGCTTGGGATGGAAAGCTCGGGGTTTTCTCGCTCACCGGACGGCCCATCTGGAGCTATCAGAGCCGGGCCGAGGTCACCGCGGCCCCGCTAGTGCTGGGCTCCTGGGTCTACCTGGCCGGGCGGGATGGCTTCTTGTATGCCCTCGACGAAAACGGCAGCCTGCGTTGGGCCATGCAGGCCGAGGGACATCTCTCGGCCTCGCCCACCTTGTACCGGGGCCTCTTGTTCGCCGCCAGCGAGGATGGCTGGCTGTATGCCCTGGACCCGCAGACCGGCCACCTGCGCTACAAGGTCGAAGCCGGAGCCGTTCACGCCGCGATGCCAGCCCAAGGCGGGGTACTGCTGATTCCGACCTGGGCCGGGGAAGTTCACGCCTTCGACCCGCTGGGGCGCGAAGTGTTATGGAGCTATGACACCGAAGGAGAGGTGTGGGGATCGCCGGTCATGGACACCGAGCGGGCTTACGTGGCGGGTTGGGGGGGGGTACTATACGCGCTGGACCTGAAAAACGGGGACGAGGTGTGGAGCCTCGAGGTCGGCAAGGCCACCGCTGGGCTTTCCCTGGCCCAAGGGCATGTTTACTGCGCTACTGAAGAGGGCCGGGTGATGGCCATCGAAGCCGCCACAGGCCAAGTTACCTTTGAAGCCAGCGGCCTAGGCCCCATCCAAGCTCCACCTCTTCCCTACCGGGGCCAGCTTTTCGTGGCGACGCTGGCCGGGCAGTTATACCGGTTTGCAGAAATGTGA
- the aroA gene encoding 3-phosphoshikimate 1-carboxyvinyltransferase, translating into MDRHLFPTRSLRGSLRVPGDKSVTHRGLMLGALAQGESWLYHPLKAGDTLSTAGVMRALGAEIHEEGAHFRIRGVGLALKEPGDILDCGNAGTLIRLVSGLLAGQEMFTVLTGDASLRRRPMGRVTAPLRQMGARIDGRDGGRLAPLAIRGGGLKGIRYELPVASAQVKSAVLLAGLFAEGETEVTEPAPTRDHTERIFRHYGLPIEVQGNRIRTHRAQPFAARDLTVPGDFSSAAFFLVAALITPDSEVTLEGVGLNPTRTGLLTVLKEMGADLSWEVTEGQDGEPVGWIRARSSQLKGVAVDPSLIPLMVDEIPILSAAAAWAEGETFIPGLEELRVKESDRLEAIAKNLNNLGVKTEVGPDWIRIFGGSVQQGRVEPFHDHRIAMAFAVCGLQTGVTVHDAEWASISFPSFWEDLDRLRGKD; encoded by the coding sequence ATGGATCGGCACCTCTTCCCCACCCGCTCCTTGCGCGGCAGCCTCCGGGTTCCCGGCGACAAATCGGTGACCCACCGCGGCCTGATGCTTGGCGCTCTGGCCCAAGGCGAAAGCTGGCTGTACCACCCCCTCAAAGCCGGGGATACTCTCTCCACGGCGGGCGTTATGCGCGCTCTGGGGGCAGAAATCCACGAGGAGGGCGCGCATTTTCGCATCCGGGGGGTGGGTCTGGCGCTCAAAGAGCCCGGCGACATCCTAGATTGCGGCAACGCCGGGACGCTGATCCGACTGGTGAGCGGGCTGCTCGCGGGGCAGGAGATGTTCACGGTGCTCACCGGAGATGCTTCTTTGCGGCGCCGCCCGATGGGCCGGGTGACAGCCCCACTACGCCAGATGGGGGCCCGGATTGATGGGCGCGACGGCGGGAGACTCGCCCCCTTAGCGATTCGGGGCGGGGGGCTCAAAGGCATCCGCTACGAATTACCCGTAGCGAGCGCCCAGGTCAAGAGTGCGGTCTTGCTGGCCGGGCTTTTCGCCGAGGGGGAGACCGAGGTGACGGAGCCCGCCCCCACCCGCGACCATACCGAGCGTATCTTCCGGCATTATGGGCTACCCATAGAAGTTCAGGGCAATCGCATCCGCACCCACCGCGCCCAGCCTTTTGCGGCCCGCGACCTCACCGTGCCGGGGGATTTCTCGAGCGCGGCTTTCTTTCTCGTGGCCGCCCTCATCACCCCGGACTCCGAGGTGACGCTCGAGGGGGTGGGGCTTAACCCCACCCGCACCGGTCTTCTTACCGTACTAAAGGAGATGGGCGCGGACCTTAGCTGGGAGGTCACCGAAGGACAGGATGGCGAGCCGGTGGGTTGGATTCGGGCCAGGAGTTCGCAGCTCAAAGGGGTAGCGGTGGATCCCTCCTTGATCCCGCTAATGGTAGACGAAATTCCGATTCTTTCGGCCGCCGCCGCCTGGGCAGAGGGCGAAACCTTCATCCCGGGCCTGGAGGAACTGCGGGTCAAGGAGTCGGACCGCCTCGAGGCCATCGCCAAGAACCTGAATAACCTAGGGGTGAAGACCGAGGTCGGGCCGGATTGGATTCGGATTTTCGGCGGCAGTGTGCAACAAGGCCGCGTCGAACCCTTTCACGACCACCGCATCGCCATGGCCTTCGCGGTGTGTGGGTTGCAAACTGGGGTCACGGTGCACGACGCCGAGTGGGCCAGCATCTCCTTCCCTAGCTTCTGGGAAGACCTGGATCGCTTGCGCGGAAAGGATTGA
- a CDS encoding DHH family phosphoesterase — translation MNAAINQAEPLYREKLHAAAEALENFSGPIYVVTHVDPDGDAVGSSLGLALALEAMGKEVFWICQPPRYLQFLAGDYRNSPPISQVPEGALLVVLDAAEPSRVEGAPVEGYVINIDHHGTNPRFGDISVVDPSKAATAQIVKDLVDALGVAWTPAIATPVLAGMITDTGNFAFANTTPELLRTAADLIAQGVAYAELTDRLKWRPPGYFQLMGKVLSTVEFHFGGLLVTAHLPPGLQGENGAEEDSDDFVGTIRYAEGSLVAVFLRERGPDTKLSIRSRGRVSAQNIAVKLGGGGHVPAAGATLRGMGLSDAYGRLLPVVEEELKRAGYL, via the coding sequence ATGAACGCAGCCATCAACCAAGCTGAACCCCTGTATAGGGAAAAACTTCATGCTGCTGCTGAAGCGTTAGAGAACTTTAGCGGGCCGATCTACGTCGTGACCCATGTGGATCCCGATGGGGACGCAGTGGGCTCGAGCCTGGGGTTGGCTTTAGCACTCGAGGCGATGGGCAAGGAGGTCTTTTGGATCTGCCAGCCCCCGCGCTACCTACAGTTTTTAGCCGGAGATTACCGCAATTCGCCGCCCATTTCCCAAGTTCCCGAAGGGGCTTTGCTGGTGGTGCTGGATGCCGCCGAGCCGAGTCGGGTAGAGGGGGCTCCCGTCGAAGGTTACGTGATCAACATCGACCACCACGGCACCAACCCCCGCTTCGGCGATATCTCGGTGGTGGATCCCTCCAAAGCTGCCACGGCGCAGATCGTCAAAGACTTGGTTGATGCGCTGGGAGTGGCCTGGACACCTGCTATCGCTACCCCGGTGCTCGCCGGGATGATCACCGACACCGGAAACTTTGCCTTCGCCAACACCACCCCCGAGCTTTTGCGCACCGCTGCCGACTTGATCGCCCAGGGGGTGGCCTACGCTGAACTCACCGACCGGCTCAAATGGCGGCCACCGGGGTATTTCCAGCTGATGGGCAAAGTGCTCTCCACGGTGGAGTTCCACTTCGGCGGCCTACTGGTTACCGCCCACCTGCCCCCTGGCTTGCAGGGCGAAAATGGCGCAGAGGAAGACTCCGATGACTTCGTGGGCACCATCCGCTACGCCGAAGGTAGCCTGGTGGCGGTTTTCCTGCGCGAGCGCGGCCCTGACACCAAGCTCTCCATCCGCAGCCGGGGCAGGGTCTCGGCGCAGAACATCGCGGTCAAGCTGGGCGGGGGTGGCCACGTTCCAGCGGCAGGGGCCACCTTGCGGGGCATGGGTTTGTCCGATGCCTACGGGAGGCTACTCCCGGTGGTTGAGGAAGAACTCAAGCGCGCTGGCTATCTCTGA
- a CDS encoding heavy metal translocating P-type ATPase yields MTKELQIGVEGMTCAACVNRVERGLKKVEGVEAASVNLATERATVAYDPATTTPQALIEKIQEVGYTPVVAEVELGVTGMTCAACVGRVERALKKLDGVLEASVNLATERATVRYLPASTGLAQFKRAIRDAGYGVLELGKGQNRADLEREARAKEVANLRRAVLMAAAFALPLFLIAMLPMLFPPVEEWLMRTFGHGVMAALSWVMLALATPVQFGPGLRFYRHGWKALRSGSPDMNSLVMIGTSAAYFYSLAVVLFPGLFPPQARHVYFEAAGVVITLILLGKYLEALAKGRTSEAMQRLLSLQAKTARVVEGSTEQEIPVDEVLPGDLIAVRPGEKIPVDGVVVSGESYVDESMITGEPIPVLKSEGAKVIGGTLNQNGAFTFQATAVGEGTVLAQIIKLVEAAQGSKPAIQNLADRVVAVFTPIVLGIALLTAGVWLLFGGENALTFALVNTVAVLIIACPCAMGLATPVSVMVGTGKAAEMGVLFRKGEALQTLQEAQVIALDKTGTLTQGKPELTDLQALEGFDEAELLRLVASLEKSSEHPVAQAIVKAAQGRGLELSEPVDFEALPGYGVGGQVGMYRVEVGADRYMARLGLDVSAFGAEAARLADEGKTPLYAAVNGKLAAILAVADPIKEGTPEAIAALHRQGLKVAMITGDHRRTAQAIARQLGIDEVLAEVLPAGKADAVKELQAQGYKVAFVGDGINDAPALAQADVGIAIGTGTDVALETADVILMSGDLRGVPGAIALSRATLKNIRLNLFWAFAYNIVLIPVAAGVLYPFTGWLLSPVLAGAAMGLSSVFVLSNALRLRRFRPPFGTKIPSEPVAVQAVPA; encoded by the coding sequence ATGACCAAAGAGTTGCAGATCGGCGTCGAGGGCATGACCTGCGCCGCCTGCGTGAACCGGGTGGAGCGCGGGCTGAAGAAGGTCGAGGGGGTCGAGGCGGCCTCGGTCAACCTGGCAACCGAACGCGCTACGGTCGCCTACGACCCCGCTACCACCACTCCGCAGGCCCTGATCGAGAAGATCCAGGAGGTGGGCTACACCCCGGTGGTGGCCGAGGTTGAATTGGGTGTCACGGGCATGACCTGTGCGGCCTGCGTGGGGCGGGTCGAGCGCGCTTTGAAGAAGCTCGACGGGGTGCTCGAGGCGAGCGTTAACCTCGCCACCGAGCGGGCCACGGTGCGCTACCTCCCGGCCAGCACCGGCCTGGCCCAGTTCAAGCGGGCCATCCGCGACGCCGGGTACGGCGTGCTCGAGCTGGGGAAGGGCCAGAACCGCGCCGACCTCGAGCGCGAAGCCCGCGCCAAGGAGGTCGCCAACCTGCGCCGCGCGGTGCTCATGGCCGCCGCCTTCGCCCTCCCGCTCTTCCTCATCGCCATGCTGCCCATGCTCTTCCCGCCCGTCGAGGAATGGCTGATGCGCACCTTCGGGCACGGCGTCATGGCCGCACTCTCCTGGGTGATGCTGGCCCTGGCGACCCCGGTGCAGTTCGGCCCCGGCCTGCGCTTTTACCGCCACGGCTGGAAAGCCCTGCGCTCGGGCTCGCCCGACATGAACAGCCTGGTGATGATCGGCACCAGCGCAGCCTACTTCTATAGCCTGGCGGTGGTGCTCTTCCCCGGCCTCTTCCCCCCGCAGGCCCGCCACGTCTACTTCGAGGCGGCGGGGGTGGTGATCACGCTGATCCTCTTGGGCAAGTACCTTGAGGCCCTCGCCAAAGGCCGCACCTCCGAGGCCATGCAGCGGCTGCTCTCGCTGCAGGCCAAGACCGCCCGGGTGGTGGAGGGAAGCACCGAGCAGGAAATCCCCGTGGACGAGGTCCTGCCCGGCGACCTGATTGCGGTGCGCCCCGGGGAGAAGATCCCGGTGGATGGGGTGGTGGTCTCGGGCGAGAGCTACGTGGACGAATCCATGATCACCGGCGAGCCCATCCCCGTGCTCAAATCCGAGGGGGCCAAAGTCATCGGGGGAACCCTCAACCAAAACGGGGCCTTCACCTTCCAGGCCACTGCCGTGGGCGAGGGTACGGTGCTGGCCCAGATCATCAAGCTGGTCGAGGCAGCCCAGGGCTCTAAGCCCGCCATCCAGAACCTGGCCGACCGGGTGGTGGCGGTGTTTACCCCCATCGTGCTGGGCATCGCCCTGCTCACCGCGGGGGTGTGGCTGCTCTTCGGCGGAGAAAACGCCCTGACCTTCGCGCTGGTCAACACCGTGGCGGTACTGATTATCGCCTGCCCTTGCGCGATGGGCCTGGCGACCCCGGTGAGCGTGATGGTGGGCACCGGCAAGGCCGCCGAGATGGGGGTGCTCTTCCGCAAGGGCGAGGCCCTGCAAACCCTGCAGGAGGCCCAGGTGATCGCCCTCGACAAGACCGGCACCCTCACCCAGGGCAAGCCGGAGCTCACCGATTTGCAAGCCCTTGAGGGCTTCGACGAAGCCGAGCTGCTGCGCTTGGTAGCTTCCTTAGAGAAAAGTTCGGAGCACCCCGTGGCACAGGCCATCGTCAAGGCCGCGCAGGGGCGGGGCTTAGAGCTGAGCGAGCCCGTAGACTTTGAGGCGCTTCCCGGCTACGGGGTGGGTGGGCAGGTGGGGATGTACCGGGTGGAGGTGGGCGCCGACCGCTACATGGCGCGGCTGGGGCTGGACGTCTCGGCCTTCGGCGCCGAGGCGGCCCGGCTGGCCGACGAGGGCAAGACCCCCCTCTACGCCGCCGTTAACGGGAAGCTGGCGGCCATCCTGGCGGTGGCCGACCCCATCAAGGAAGGAACCCCCGAGGCCATCGCCGCCCTGCACCGCCAAGGTCTCAAGGTGGCCATGATCACCGGCGACCACCGGCGCACCGCCCAGGCTATCGCCCGCCAGCTCGGCATCGACGAGGTGCTGGCCGAGGTCTTGCCCGCGGGCAAGGCCGACGCGGTAAAAGAACTTCAAGCCCAGGGCTACAAAGTGGCCTTCGTGGGCGACGGCATCAACGACGCCCCGGCCCTGGCCCAGGCTGACGTGGGCATCGCCATCGGCACCGGGACCGACGTCGCCCTCGAGACCGCCGACGTGATCCTGATGTCGGGCGACCTGCGCGGGGTACCGGGCGCCATCGCGCTCTCGAGGGCCACCCTCAAGAACATCCGGCTCAACCTCTTCTGGGCCTTCGCCTACAACATCGTGCTGATCCCGGTGGCCGCAGGTGTGCTCTACCCCTTCACGGGCTGGCTGCTCTCGCCGGTGCTGGCCGGGGCGGCGATGGGCCTCTCTTCGGTGTTCGTGCTCTCCAACGCGCTCAGGTTGCGTAGGTTTCGGCCCCCGTTTGGGACCAAGATTCCATCCGAGCCGGTGGCTGTTCAAGCGGTTCCCGCCTGA
- a CDS encoding IS701-like element ISMesi2 family transposase, whose protein sequence is MLSQASPKGVMPMNPPKCDDLDYIHFLIAAQRVFTCTEAARCSPKEKSPPAHDAFTRLLQRQPPDTAALWQEAKAFVKLREGLLILDDTTLDKPYARDMDLVSYHWSGKHQRVVRGIALMTLLWTEGQALIPCDFRVYDKPQDGKSKNDHFQTMLQKAKERGFQPEYVLMDSWYASLENLKAIVSFGWRFLTRLKGNRLVNPEGKGNVPIREVEIPGEGRVVHLRGFGFVRVFRTLSKDGEAEYWATNHLGMSEEKRAELERQGWGIEVYHRGLKQCCGVERAQVRKAVSILRHLLLALRAFLRLEVYRLRRGVSWYEAKASIVREAIRSYLAHPLHILQPTA, encoded by the coding sequence GTGCTTAGCCAAGCTTCTCCAAAGGGGGTGATGCCCATGAACCCACCGAAGTGCGATGACCTGGACTACATCCACTTTCTCATCGCCGCTCAGCGGGTCTTCACCTGTACCGAGGCCGCTCGCTGTAGTCCAAAGGAGAAGAGCCCTCCCGCCCATGATGCCTTTACCCGCCTGCTGCAAAGACAGCCGCCCGACACGGCGGCGCTGTGGCAGGAGGCCAAGGCCTTCGTGAAGCTCAGGGAGGGGCTGCTGATCCTGGACGACACCACCCTGGATAAGCCCTACGCTCGGGACATGGATCTGGTGAGTTACCACTGGAGCGGCAAACACCAAAGGGTGGTTAGGGGCATCGCCCTCATGACCCTGCTGTGGACGGAGGGGCAGGCCCTGATCCCCTGCGACTTTCGGGTCTACGACAAGCCCCAGGATGGGAAGAGCAAAAACGACCACTTTCAGACCATGCTCCAGAAAGCGAAGGAGCGGGGGTTTCAGCCGGAATATGTCCTGATGGACAGCTGGTATGCCAGCTTGGAGAACCTCAAGGCCATAGTCAGCTTTGGCTGGCGGTTTCTGACGCGGCTGAAGGGCAACCGCCTGGTCAACCCGGAGGGGAAGGGAAATGTACCCATCCGTGAGGTGGAAATCCCTGGGGAGGGGAGGGTGGTTCATCTTCGGGGTTTTGGGTTCGTGAGGGTGTTCCGAACGCTCTCCAAGGACGGGGAGGCGGAGTACTGGGCCACGAACCATCTGGGGATGAGCGAAGAGAAGCGGGCGGAGTTAGAGCGGCAAGGATGGGGGATCGAAGTGTACCATCGGGGGCTCAAGCAGTGCTGTGGGGTGGAGCGGGCCCAGGTGAGGAAGGCGGTCTCCATCCTGCGGCACCTCCTCCTGGCTTTGCGGGCCTTCCTCCGGCTGGAGGTCTACCGGCTACGCAGGGGGGTGAGCTGGTACGAGGCCAAGGCGTCCATTGTTCGCGAGGCAATACGAAGTTATCTCGCCCATCCCCTCCACATCCTTCAGCCAACTGCGTAA
- the ndk gene encoding nucleoside-diphosphate kinase — translation MERTYIMVKPDGVRRGLTGEIISRIERKGFKIVAMKKMLISQQTAETHYGEHKGKPFFEGLVRFITSGPVVAMVVEGPQAVSEMRRLMGATRPWEAAPGTIRADYATTVDENVIHGSDSPESAAREIGIFFKPEEIIG, via the coding sequence ATGGAACGCACCTACATCATGGTCAAGCCCGACGGCGTACGCCGGGGTCTTACCGGCGAGATCATCAGCCGGATCGAACGCAAAGGCTTCAAGATCGTCGCCATGAAGAAGATGTTGATCTCTCAGCAGACCGCCGAAACCCACTACGGCGAACATAAAGGCAAACCCTTCTTCGAGGGTCTGGTTCGGTTCATCACCAGCGGGCCGGTGGTGGCGATGGTGGTGGAAGGCCCCCAGGCCGTAAGCGAGATGCGCCGTCTGATGGGCGCGACCCGCCCCTGGGAGGCAGCCCCCGGCACCATCCGCGCTGACTATGCCACTACCGTGGACGAGAACGTCATCCATGGTTCGGACAGCCCGGAAAGCGCCGCGCGCGAGATCGGGATCTTCTTCAAACCCGAAGAGATCATCGGGTAA
- the cmk gene encoding (d)CMP kinase has protein sequence MKEREQTVAPGTIITIDGPSASGKSSVAQRVAAAIGLPYVSSGLLYRGATYQVQRYRVNPEDEAAILATLEAHPIQLLPRPEGNRLLAEGQDITEQLHTREVDAMVSAVSKHKRVRQYVYQRLRELSPPFVVEGRDMGSTVFPDATRKFYLTARPEVRALRRVPERNAEYETVLQEILRRDQADRAQLAPAPDAVLVDTSEMGIDDVVRTILERIPY, from the coding sequence ATGAAGGAAAGGGAACAGACTGTAGCGCCGGGCACGATCATCACCATTGATGGCCCTTCCGCATCGGGAAAATCCAGCGTCGCCCAGAGAGTGGCCGCAGCCATAGGCTTACCCTATGTCTCCTCCGGGTTGCTCTACCGGGGGGCTACGTACCAGGTGCAGCGCTACCGGGTGAACCCCGAGGACGAAGCCGCGATCCTAGCTACCCTCGAGGCCCACCCCATCCAGCTCCTCCCGCGCCCTGAGGGCAACCGGCTCTTGGCCGAAGGCCAAGACATCACCGAGCAGTTGCACACCCGCGAGGTGGACGCTATGGTCTCGGCGGTCTCAAAGCACAAGCGAGTACGCCAGTACGTTTACCAACGCCTGCGCGAGCTTTCCCCGCCCTTCGTAGTCGAGGGGCGGGATATGGGTAGCACGGTCTTTCCCGATGCCACCCGGAAGTTCTACCTCACCGCCCGCCCCGAGGTGCGGGCCTTGCGCCGCGTGCCCGAGCGCAACGCCGAGTACGAGACGGTGCTACAGGAGATCCTGCGGCGCGATCAGGCCGATCGGGCGCAGCTCGCCCCAGCCCCCGACGCGGTGCTGGTAGACACCAGCGAGATGGGAATAGACGACGTGGTGCGGACCATCCTCGAGCGGATCCCCTACTGA